CGTGCGGCTGGAAGGCGGGGCCGAACTGCACGATGTGGTGGGCGGCCTGGACGACCTCGCGCGGCGCGAGCTGCGGCCGTTGCACCCCCGGTCCTTTCACGAGGATGCCAGCCGGGCCGCGCGCGGCGCCCGGCTGGCGGCGCGGCTGGACCTCACGCCCCACCCGGAGCTGCTGGCCCAGATGCCGGACGCCCTGACGATGGCGGACGCCACCCCCCGCCTGTGGGCCGAGTTGAAGCTGCTGCTGGCCGAACCCCGGCCGGGACGCGCGGCCCGTTTGCTGACTGACTGGGGCGCGGGCGTATGGCTGGGCGACCCCGCGCTGCTGGAGGCGCTCGATGCCCGGCAGGCCGCAGGCGAGACGGTCACGCCGCAGACCTACGCCGCCGCCGCCCTGGCTGCTGCCTCCGACCCCGCCGCGCTGGCGGTCCGCCTGGGCCTGGGCGACAAGCCGGGAGCGCTGCTGGCCCGCGCCCTCGGCGACACCTTTTTCCCCGAGGGAACGGCCGAGCGGCAGTTGCGCGCCCTGCTGTGCCCGGGCGCCTACACGCCCCTGACCGGCAAGGACGTGCTAGCCCTGGGCGCGGTGCCGGGCCGGGGGGTAGGCGAGGCGCTGGCCCACCTGGCGGGGTTGCGGCGGGCTGGACAGGTGCGCAGCGCCCAGGAGGAACGCGCGGCCCTGGCAGCGTACCTGCGCCTCCCCACCTGAAGCCGCAAGGAACTCGCAATGGGGCCGTTGGGTCAGACGTCTACCTCCGGCCCTCATAGAATGCAGGGCGTATGGGTCTACTGAGCCTCCTGACGAGCAATCCCACCGCCTTCGTGATCATCGCGCTGGCGCTGGTGCTGTCACTCGCCGTTCACGAATTTGCCCACGCCTTCGTGGCTGACCGGCTGGGCGACCC
The DNA window shown above is from Deinococcus sp. Leaf326 and carries:
- a CDS encoding CCA tRNA nucleotidyltransferase; this encodes MPAAGPDRGAQAWAALQPDDRAWLASLAAQAGEGARVALVGGAVRDALLGRAPLDLDVVLDGADVEGVARATGRPFTFHPAFQNATVTLPDGRGADLVRARRESYPAPGQNPVPEPGTLDDDLRRRDFGLNALALVVRLEGGAELHDVVGGLDDLARRELRPLHPRSFHEDASRAARGARLAARLDLTPHPELLAQMPDALTMADATPRLWAELKLLLAEPRPGRAARLLTDWGAGVWLGDPALLEALDARQAAGETVTPQTYAAAALAAASDPAALAVRLGLGDKPGALLARALGDTFFPEGTAERQLRALLCPGAYTPLTGKDVLALGAVPGRGVGEALAHLAGLRRAGQVRSAQEERAALAAYLRLPT